The genomic DNA AGCGCCGGGCCGCCCGTCAGATTGTGCACAAAAAGAATTTGTGTGTCAGCGAGGTTGCTGGTGCCCCTTGAGCCAGTCAGCCACTCGGCATCATTCAGAGACGCCGATACATTGGCATATGGCTGAATGATTTGTATCGCCGATAATCGCCCGTCAATAGAGAACGTATGGGCGTAACGCAGAACGAACAGATCGGCATCGGTATTCACACCGTCAAAGGGTAGTGCAGTATTGATGGCGGTTGAGGCGTTAATGTTGCTGTAATAAGCAAAAACCATGTCGAGATCGGTGGGCAGTGCTTGCCAGTCACGTGCGTTGTCTGCAAGCGCCAGCGGTGAAGACAGGGCAGCAGAAAGCGTCAGCCAACAAAGGGCAGGCCATTTACGGGTCATGATAGGTATACCCCAGTATCAGATAAACGATGACGCTCTGGTAAGGTCATTACCAGAGCGGGTAGGTTATGGTTTTGGCTCCACGGCGGGTGGCTGCCAGCGGTGCTGCAAAATATCCTGCTTAGGGTCATAGGCGCGGATCATTAATGAAAACGCACCTTTCTGTGGCGTGGGCAGCCAGTTGGTTTCCCGGTCTTTACCTGGAGAGTCAGATTGAAGATAGAGGGTCAGCGAGCCATCGTCGTTATAACGAAGGTCTTTGTTGCGCGTCCCCAGCGCATAACGGTTGATGCTGTTCTCAACAAAAAAGTGATGCGGGTTATAGACCGTCAGGGACCAGAACCCGGCAACTGGTGGTGTTTGCCCGGCGGGGAAGGTCAGGGTATAGCGCGATTTTCCATCAAGCAGCGTGCCGTTTTTGTCAAAGTCCTGCACGAAATACTGTGTCTCCTCGGGTTTATTCACGAAAATGAATGCGCGGGCGGAGGCGGTACGGGTGAAGAAATCAAATCCAAACTGTGCGCCGTTGATGTTGGCGCTCCAGTAATTCCCTGCGGGTCTTCCGGCTAAATGGAACGCCAGTAGCGGCTGGGTGAGTTCGCGCTCGGCGTCCTGCGTTGCCGCATCTATCAGGTGGCGATAGCGCGGCGTTTGGTACAGCTCAAGCAATTGTTTCGCTTTGGCGTACTGCGCCTCTTCACCTGCCATCGGCCGTACGTCGTTCAGCACTTCCGGTAGTAGCTTCCAGAAGTTTTCTGGCGTTACCCAACGGGTTTCGCCTTCTGTTTTATGTTCAGCGGGATACTGTTTGAGTGCGCCCCAATCGCGCGGCTGCGGTTTGCCGGTGTAGTTCGCGAGCGGGTAGAGGTTGATACCGGAGATCAGTGCCTTCACCGCCTTTTTATCCTCAGGCGTATCTGCCTGGAATACCCGCGGGATCAACACTGCCGTGTTACTGGTGGCGCGAAATACTTTCCTGATCCCCGGCGGGACGGTGCCTTGCCAGTCAGGCCCGACCAGCAAATAGAAACCCGGTCTGGTGCCATATTGTCTGCCGAGGCTGCTAAAGCTGTCTGTACGCAGGTCAACAGCCTGGAAGACCCAGAAGCGGCTGCCAAAATCGGGGATTTGCACCACCATCGGGGATTTATCCAACGCCAGCGAGGCGAAACCATACACCACATCCTGATTCGGGCACGCTACCTGGCGCTCGTCAGGCTTGATGTAATCGTCCAGCATAGACAGCGTATTCGGCGGGCCGGCCGGTACCGTGCCGCCAAGCAGTCCCGCTTCGGGCAGATGGCTGAAGGCCAGACGGCGTTGATAGAGGTTGATCATCGGCCAGGCCCACATCCAGGTATCTTTCACTGCAAGGTCAAGCCAGGCGGCGCTGACATTCATGCTTTCTACTGTCGCGGGGGTGGTGGTCGTGCTGGTTGACGCGCTGGCGCTAAAACCCGCCGCCAGTAATACCATGCTCACCGCAAGTGCTATCGGTTTTGTTTTCATGTGTTCTCCCTTAGAACTGGTTTTCATTGACAGGTGTTACCACCGGAGGGAAACGATCGCCTGCGGCGACGTCCGCTTCAGGAACGTAAGCCCGGAAGGTGAAGGCGAACGCATGGTCGGGCGCGGAAGGCAGCCAGTTGCTTTCCGGGAAGTGTTTCGGCGGGCGAGGGCCGATGACGATATCCAGCGACCCATCGCTGTTCTTTTTCAGCCCGGAATAATTGTTGAAGTTGTAGCGCTTAAGTGGATTCGGAATAACCTGGTAGTCAGGAATGCTGACCATGATGATTGACCAGAACGCTTTTGCCATCGTCTCCGGTAATGCATTAGCCGGGAAATGCAGACGATAAAAACCGTTGCCGTTCAGCGACTGACCGTTACTGTCTTTCGATGCCAGGTAATAAACCGCTTCACCAGGGCTGTTAGCCCAGATCCCGAGCAGGTTAAGCGAGGTACGCATGCGGTAGTCGGTACCATAATGTCCGTTATAACCGCGACCTTCTCTGTGCCCGCCAAGCCAGTTGTTTTTCAGGGTGGCGATTCCGGTGTGCGCTTCCTGCATGAATGCCGGAATAACGCGTTGGGTCAGGATGTTGTCCGTTTGCTGGCGGTACTGGCTGCTGGCATGCACTTGCTGCGCAATATCGCGGACGCTTTGCTGTAACCCGGCGGCGACAGGGGTGTAATCGGGTGCGCTTTGCAGGATAGCCTCGGCGTTATCAAACAGCGCGACACCCGGCAGTTTGCCATTGGTGAAGTCAGGGATCGCCGGTGGTAGTTCGATACGCGGCGTTCCGGTGACAGACAGGGTGACTGCCTGCAGCAGTTTCGTCGCTTCTTCCGGCGTGTCTTTCAGCTCAATACGACCCATCAGTTTCGCTTTATGGGTGGGTAATATGACAGGAACCACGCCTTCCGGTAATTTGACGTTGCTATGAGCAGTAATCAACGCAAATACACCGGATGGATGATTCGGATAAACTCTGTTATTTATATTGGTAATATTATCTCCCCATTCATTTAATAATTGAATGGTGTAGTAACGATCTTTAATTTCCGGCACAGAGAGCAGTACAGCTGAGCTATCATCAATCGCAATCCACGATTCCAGATAGTTGACATCAAAATTAGGATTAACGAATGCAGTACTACTGGGGGAATTATAATATTTAATGACGTTATAATTCATTCCCGGCTCGCGCATATCGGTATTTTCCTGACGGATAATCAACGCGCGCCCGAGTAAATAACTCCAGGCGTTATAAAGCTGACTCTCGTCAGTTGGCGCCTGCGCTCTTACCGCTGAGGTCAACGACATCGCACCGATAAGTAGCGAGACAACAAGTAATCGAATTGAATTCATACCCACTCCTTTGTAAGCCTGTGTTATCTGCAGCTGCACGATTCGGTGAAGAACAGACAAGTTAGTACTGCGCACAGGACATAAGGGAAAACTTCGGATCCCATTTAATGACTATTACTATTGATATTTCTCTAATAAGCGATGCCAAATAACGACATGCCGGGAAAATAATACATAAATGATGGTCTTTAGAAAGTACGAAGGCGGGTAAAACTGAAATGCAGACGGTTTATATTTCTGAACTGGAAAAAGGCTCGC from Trabulsiella odontotermitis includes the following:
- a CDS encoding DUF1254 domain-containing protein, giving the protein MKTKPIALAVSMVLLAAGFSASASTSTTTTPATVESMNVSAAWLDLAVKDTWMWAWPMINLYQRRLAFSHLPEAGLLGGTVPAGPPNTLSMLDDYIKPDERQVACPNQDVVYGFASLALDKSPMVVQIPDFGSRFWVFQAVDLRTDSFSSLGRQYGTRPGFYLLVGPDWQGTVPPGIRKVFRATSNTAVLIPRVFQADTPEDKKAVKALISGINLYPLANYTGKPQPRDWGALKQYPAEHKTEGETRWVTPENFWKLLPEVLNDVRPMAGEEAQYAKAKQLLELYQTPRYRHLIDAATQDAERELTQPLLAFHLAGRPAGNYWSANINGAQFGFDFFTRTASARAFIFVNKPEETQYFVQDFDKNGTLLDGKSRYTLTFPAGQTPPVAGFWSLTVYNPHHFFVENSINRYALGTRNKDLRYNDDGSLTLYLQSDSPGKDRETNWLPTPQKGAFSLMIRAYDPKQDILQHRWQPPAVEPKP
- a CDS encoding DUF1214 domain-containing protein; translation: MNSIRLLVVSLLIGAMSLTSAVRAQAPTDESQLYNAWSYLLGRALIIRQENTDMREPGMNYNVIKYYNSPSSTAFVNPNFDVNYLESWIAIDDSSAVLLSVPEIKDRYYTIQLLNEWGDNITNINNRVYPNHPSGVFALITAHSNVKLPEGVVPVILPTHKAKLMGRIELKDTPEEATKLLQAVTLSVTGTPRIELPPAIPDFTNGKLPGVALFDNAEAILQSAPDYTPVAAGLQQSVRDIAQQVHASSQYRQQTDNILTQRVIPAFMQEAHTGIATLKNNWLGGHREGRGYNGHYGTDYRMRTSLNLLGIWANSPGEAVYYLASKDSNGQSLNGNGFYRLHFPANALPETMAKAFWSIIMVSIPDYQVIPNPLKRYNFNNYSGLKKNSDGSLDIVIGPRPPKHFPESNWLPSAPDHAFAFTFRAYVPEADVAAGDRFPPVVTPVNENQF